The window AGGACGCCCCGCTGGCCGGAGGGATTCGTGGGGGCCATCACCCACCACCGGGGGTGGGCCGCCGCCGTGGCTGCCCGTGCCGCGGAATACCGGGGGCTGGGCGTGGACCTGGAGGTGCTGCGCCATCCCTCCCCGGCATTGCTGCGGCGCATCCTGCGCCCGGGTGAGCGGGAGGCCCTGGAGGGGCTGCCGGAGCGGGAACGGGCCCTGCGCTTCACCCTGGTCTTCTCCGCCAAGGAGAGCCTCTACAAGGCCCTCAATCCCCACACCGGGGTCTTCCTGGGATTCCAGGACGCGGAAATCCTGGCGCCGGAGAAGATTCCCCTTCCTGAGAGCGATACGGATGCGGCCGGCAGCGGGCGATTACAGTGGAGGCTGAGCGTGACCGGGGGAGAGGGTTTCCCCCCGGGGTACACCGGGGAGGGATGCTACCATGTGGAGGGGGACGGCCTCCTCACTGGCGTGTGGGT of the Candidatus Glassbacteria bacterium genome contains:
- a CDS encoding 4-phosphopantetheinyl transferase family protein, which encodes MGAITHHRGWAAAVAARAAEYRGLGVDLEVLRHPSPALLRRILRPGEREALEGLPERERALRFTLVFSAKESLYKALNPHTGVFLGFQDAEILAPEKIPLPESDTDAAGSGRLQWRLSVTGGEGFPPGYTGEGCYHVEGDGLLTGVWVGRG